A region of Photobacterium sanguinicancri DNA encodes the following proteins:
- the purB gene encoding adenylosuccinate lyase has product MELSALTAVSPVDGRYGSKTIALRSIFSEFGLLKYRTIVEIRWLQKLAATDAIVEVPAFSAEANAFLDRVAAEFSEEDALRIKEIERTTNHDVKAVEYFLKEKVADVPELHAVNEFIHFACTSEDINNTSHALMLSEARETVILPEIRNVIDAIKALANEYREIPLLSRTHGQPASPSTMGKEMANVAYRMERQFKQIESVEILAKINGAVGNYNAHISAYPEVDWHQFSEEFITESLGVTWNPYTTQIEPHDYIAELFDAVARFNTILLDFDRDVWGYIALGHFKQKTIAGEIGSSTMPHKVNPIDFENSEGNLGLANAIFNHLAQKLPVSRWQRDLTDSTVLRNLGVGCGYAIIAYTSTLKGISKLEVNQAALEAELDRNWEVLAEPVQTVMRRYGIEKPYEKLKELTRGKRVDGEGMRAFIDGLELPEHEKARLKEMTPANYIGDAVKLTDAL; this is encoded by the coding sequence ATGGAACTGTCAGCATTGACTGCTGTTTCCCCGGTAGACGGCCGATACGGAAGTAAAACAATTGCCCTTCGCAGCATCTTCAGTGAATTTGGTCTGCTAAAGTACCGCACTATTGTTGAAATCCGTTGGTTACAAAAACTGGCTGCTACTGACGCTATCGTGGAAGTTCCTGCATTCAGCGCAGAAGCAAACGCCTTTTTAGATCGCGTTGCTGCTGAATTTAGTGAAGAAGATGCGCTACGTATCAAAGAGATCGAGCGTACAACAAACCACGACGTAAAAGCGGTTGAATACTTCCTGAAAGAGAAAGTTGCTGACGTACCTGAGCTACACGCTGTGAATGAGTTTATTCACTTTGCATGTACTTCTGAAGACATCAACAACACTTCTCACGCACTAATGCTAAGCGAAGCGCGTGAGACTGTGATCCTTCCTGAAATCCGTAACGTTATCGACGCTATTAAAGCATTGGCTAACGAATACCGTGAAATTCCACTACTGTCTCGTACACACGGCCAGCCTGCTTCTCCGTCAACGATGGGTAAAGAAATGGCTAACGTGGCGTACCGTATGGAACGTCAATTCAAGCAAATCGAAAGCGTTGAAATTCTTGCGAAAATCAATGGTGCTGTAGGCAACTACAACGCACACATCTCGGCTTACCCTGAAGTTGATTGGCACCAGTTCAGCGAAGAGTTCATCACTGAATCTCTTGGCGTAACGTGGAACCCATATACAACGCAAATCGAGCCGCACGATTACATCGCAGAGCTATTCGATGCAGTCGCACGCTTCAACACCATTCTTCTTGATTTCGATCGCGACGTTTGGGGTTACATTGCACTGGGTCACTTTAAGCAAAAAACCATTGCTGGCGAAATTGGTTCTTCAACCATGCCACACAAAGTTAACCCAATCGACTTTGAAAACTCAGAAGGTAACCTAGGTCTAGCTAACGCTATCTTTAATCACCTAGCTCAAAAGCTTCCAGTTTCTCGCTGGCAGCGTGACCTTACTGACTCAACAGTACTTCGTAACCTAGGTGTAGGTTGTGGTTATGCGATCATTGCATACACATCAACGCTTAAAGGTATTAGCAAGCTTGAAGTAAACCAAGCTGCGCTAGAAGCTGAATTAGACCGTAACTGGGAAGTATTGGCAGAGCCAGTACAGACCGTTATGCGTCGTTACGGCATCGAAAAACCTTACGAGAAGCTAAAAGAGCTAACGCGCGGTAAGCGTGTCGACGGTGAAGGCATGCGTGCATTCATTGATGGCCTTGAGCTTCCTGAGCACGAAAAAGCACGTCTAAAAGAAATGACACCAGCTAACTACATCGGTGATGCAGTTAAGCTAACAGACGCACTTTAA
- the hflD gene encoding high frequency lysogenization protein HflD, with protein MANSLYDRTIAFAGICQAVKLVQKVARDGNCDSDELATCLNSIMATDPANTLDIYGDESSLRLGLETLTAEIDNTPSGNEITRYLVSVMALERKLSSRRDSMAQLGERIDVLKRQTEHFELLEEQMISNIASVYLDTISPLGPRIQVTGTPAHLQQNSVQHKVRGLLLAAVRSAVLWRQVGGKRRHLIFGRKQMVEQAKILLARC; from the coding sequence GTGGCAAACTCTTTATACGATCGTACCATCGCTTTTGCTGGTATCTGCCAAGCAGTGAAACTCGTTCAGAAAGTTGCCCGCGACGGCAATTGCGATAGCGATGAGTTAGCAACCTGTCTAAATAGTATTATGGCGACAGATCCTGCTAACACCCTTGATATTTACGGTGATGAATCAAGCTTACGTTTGGGCTTAGAAACCTTAACAGCAGAGATTGATAACACACCATCTGGCAATGAAATCACACGCTACCTCGTTAGCGTAATGGCACTAGAGCGTAAATTATCTAGCCGCCGCGATAGCATGGCTCAGCTTGGCGAGCGCATTGACGTTCTCAAGCGCCAAACCGAGCATTTTGAATTGCTCGAAGAACAAATGATTAGCAATATTGCCAGCGTTTACCTTGATACCATCAGCCCATTAGGGCCTCGCATTCAGGTAACAGGTACACCTGCCCACTTACAACAAAATAGTGTTCAGCACAAAGTACGCGGTTTGCTACTTGCCGCTGTGCGCAGTGCTGTATTGTGGCGTCAAGTCGGTGGTAAGCGTCGTCATTTAATTTTCGGGCGTAAGCAAATGGTTGAACAAGCAAAAATTTTGCTTGCTCGCTGTTAA